The Deltaproteobacteria bacterium DNA segment GGAGATGATTTTTGAATTTTTTTCAGTCATCTTGATCTTTCGGATTCTGAAATTGGTGGACATAATAGATGGAATCTGAATGCAATAAGGCCGGGCTATAGCGAAAGATACTTATGACGCAAGTTTATTTGTTCAGTAGGCAAAGGTCTTTGAGCGGCCAGGCGCCTATACAGGTGGCAGGTGGCCTTCCGGAGACAAACACACAACTTCGAGTGGTAGACAACGACGGAAATCAGATTTTTGACGAGAGGGATTCCTATTTTTTTCAGGGAAGTCAGGGAGGGGGGTGGTCTCTCAGTGCCGAGCAGGGCCTGAGATTACTCAATGTTTTTACGGATCCTAGAAATCTTTTCAATCATCATGAAACTTTAAAAATTGCTCACCAAGGCTTTAGCCCCGCTTCTTCTGAGCGATGGGCGAGGCTCAATAGCTTCAGTCAGATACGAGACTTAAATCCCTACGAAAGAGATTTGGGGTTCTTCAGAAGAGAGGCTTATTTTTGGTCTCCCTCCGGCGCGGTGAATTATCGTTTCCTGAGCGGAGAACAAAGCTTTGGTCCACAAGAAAATTTGGCCTTTAGTGGGCTTGTTTCGGGATTATCCGGTATATGGAATGCTCTAAACGCAAACATGATTACACATCGACTTCTCGTTCGAACCACTCTTTTTGTGGGAATTTTTATGTTGGGTTCACGGGCCATCCATCCGCTTTTCATGTGGCAGATGTATATGAGTAATTACCTGAACATGAATATAGGGAGTATGCATGAGGGATCTGTCTTGAGGGAACAGCTTAGGATTCTCGAACACCAAAATCCTCAATCGAGCAATCGGGCAGAACGCGTGCGTGGCAATATTCAAATGGGATTGGCCCGTTCTAGCCTGGCCGAAGATCATGCCTATTGGGGAATCACCTGGCCTTTTGCGTTGTTTGTGGGTGGTTTTGCAGATTCCAATTTTAGAAAGATCTGGCCTGCCCCCTGGAGAATGCCCAGACTCGGACCTATAAAAGAATATTTTTCCATCCAGTCAAGTTCAAGTCTGGCCTATATCCGTCGCGGGCCTTCCCAATTTCTGCTTGCGGGACTTGCCGCTTATGGTCTGTACGAATTGGCCTTAAATTGGAATGCATTTTTCGGAGGGGCCCCCGAAAGCAGTTCAACGGGGAAGCTGATGGCGATTCCGACCGCTTTGCCCATCGTCCTATTTATTTTAGATTTGATGGAACGCGGCAGGCCCTTGCCTTGGGGAGTTTCTAACTGGATCCAGCTACACAGTTATTCGGCTGGAAAAATTGGTTTAGGGATTGGTGTTGCCTTGGCTGCAACGTCTATTTTGGGGTATGCCACCGGTTATTTTGATGAACGACATTCTCCTGTTTCTCGTTTTCGAGAGTTTTTTTCTCACAACTCGTAGTTTTTTATTGAGATTAGGGACCAATATTTTCTAGGCTCTAGTTAACAGAGGGGGGGCTATGAAAATTCAAAGCTGGATGAATAATGTTTCAAAACCTGTCATTCACTTTTTTGGAATTGCTGACCCTGTTTTGTTTAAAAAATTACAGCAACAATTAGAATCGATGGAGCAGCAGTTGCAGATAAAACCACCGCTTGAGAGGGTTCCATCCCCTAAAAAAAAATTTCCTCTTTTCGGTTATTTTAATTCGGATCCTGCCACTTTTTCAATACTGAAACAGTCTCTGAAAGATCGTTTTTCACTAAAAACCTTTTCCAATTGGGAAAATGTGGTGAGGCATTTGTCAAAAAAACCCATGCCTTATTTTTTGGTTGATTTGTCTTCCATCGGAAGTCAGGGTTTAAAGGCCCTTAAATTGCTCCGTCAGAAAAGCCCGAGGACAAAAATAATGGCTCTTTCTAGTTATTTGAGCGCTGGATTGGCGCATATCATGCCTAAGCCCCTTATATTTGAAGAAATTTTACAAAAACCCCTCAATGAAGAGCAGTTGAATAAACTGAGATGAAGTAAAAGATACAGACTTCCCCCTGAAGATACTTTATGCTAGGGACGACTTCACGCTGAATCCATATTCATCCAAAATGCTAACTCGGAATAAAAATGAAAAATCCTATTTTGATGCAATTAAAGGCCTATCAAGAAAGGTTTTTAAAAATATACGCAGGGTACTATCCC contains these protein-coding regions:
- a CDS encoding response regulator transcription factor: MKIQSWMNNVSKPVIHFFGIADPVLFKKLQQQLESMEQQLQIKPPLERVPSPKKKFPLFGYFNSDPATFSILKQSLKDRFSLKTFSNWENVVRHLSKKPMPYFLVDLSSIGSQGLKALKLLRQKSPRTKIMALSSYLSAGLAHIMPKPLIFEEILQKPLNEEQLNKLR